CCAAACGTTAGACGATCTCCTTGCTAATCCTTTTGGAACGGAAGGTGAATCTGCGGCAACTATCGTTAACAATGAAACAGACGCTGCTCCTCGCCTAGTAGACATGCTAACGGAAACAAATAAAAAACAAGCACTAGAATTATCCAAACAAATCGAACCAGGTAACCAAGCTGCAATTCTTGGATACGGAGCACCTGCTCAAGCTAAACTGCATGACTTTTCGCATTCAATGCTTGCTCATGTGCAAAAACAAGATGTTGGTCCAATTGGAGATATTATTAGTGATTTAATGTATCGCCTACAAGAAGCAGATCCCGACGAATTAGCTGCTCGCAACAAAAATGTTTTCACAAAAATGTTCCACCGAGTAAAGCAATCTATCAATGAAATTACTTCTAAATATCAAAAAATTGGTACCCAAATTGACCGCATCGCGTTGAAACTGGAACACTCCAAAAAGCGTTTGATTGAAGATAACTCTTTTCTTGAACAGCTTTATGATAAGAATAAAGATTATTTCCAAGCACTTAATATCTACATTGCTGCTGGAGAACTGAAATTAGAAGAAATTAATACGAAAATGCTCCCAGAACTTCGCAAAAAAGCGGAACAAACCGGTGATCAAATGGATTACCAAGAAGTAAATGACTTAACTCAATTTGCGGATCGCCTTGATAAACGCGTATATGATTTACGTTTAAGTCGTCAAATCACTATTCAACAAGCACCGCAAATCCGCTTAATTCAAAATACGAACCAAGCACTTGCAGAAAAAATTCAATCATCCATCATGACGGCTATTCCACTTTGGAAAAACCAAGTGGCTATCGCGCTTACCTTGCTTCGTCAACAACAAGCTGTCGCGGCACAGCGTCAAGTATCTGAAACAACCAATGAACTATTGAAACGTAACGCCGATATGCTGAAAACGAACGCTATCGAAACAGCTCGTGAAAATGAAAGGGGCATCGTTGACATCGAAACCCTAAAAGAAACACAATCAAGTTTAATCGAAACATTACAAGAAACATTAAAAATCCAACAAGAAGGCCGTGCTAAACGTGCTGTAGCAGAAAAAGAATTAGTGACTATGGAACAAGAACTAAAAGAACGTTTGCTTGAAATGAAATAACACTAAAGGCTAGCGCCAAATTGCGCTAGCCTTTTTTATAATCCTTCTAATCGCAAATTCTCAAAATGAACTGGCTTTAAGTTAGTCACAGTAAGCCCAATCAAACGAATACTTTCTTTCCCAGTATAAGTTTCGCTTAAAAGTAATGCTGCAGCTTGATAAATTTGCTTGGCATCATGGATATATTCATTTAATGTCAGCCGTTTTGTAACCGTAGTAAAATCACTATACCGTAATTTAAGCACAACTGTTTTACCGTGCTTTTGCAACTTTGTAAGCCGTTCTTCTACTTTTTTCGCAAATATCATTAAATTCTGCTCTAATATTCGTTCGTCTAATATATTGAATTCAAAAGTAGTTTCTTTTCCAACAGATTTGCGGTCACGATGTGGATTCACCACGTTATTAGATCGTCCTCTAACATGGCGGTATAGATGATAACCTTGCTTGTGTAGTTCACGAATTAAATCCCACTCACTCCACTTCTTCAAATCCGCCCCCGTTTCTATTCCTAAGCGATGAAGTTTCTCCGCAGTTACTTTCCCTACACCATAAAATTTTGTTACTGGAATTTTTTCTAAAAAAGCTTCAGCCTCATCCGGTGATACCACAGTTATCCCCGCCGGCTTTTGGAAATCCGAGGCGATTTTGGCGATAAATTTATTGAAAGAAACACCAGCAGATGCAGTTAGTCCAAGTTCACGATAAATCGTTTGTTGAATGTCTCGAGCAATAAGTGTTGCTGATTTCATTCCTTTTTTGTTTTCCGTAACATCTAAATAGGCTTCATCCAAAGAAAGTGGTTCTATTATATCTGTATACCTGGAAAATATTTCGCGTATTTGTCCAGACACTTCAACATAATGAGACATATTCCCATGAATGAAAATACCATGCGGACATAGTTTTACAGCTTGCTTAGTCGGCATTGCTGAATGTACCCCGAATTTACGTGCTTCATAAGAACAAGTAGAAACGACCCCCCGCTTATTTGGATCCCCACCAATAATTAATGGTTTCCCGCGAAACGCAGGATGGTCTCGCTGTTCCACAGATGCATAAAAAGCATCCATATCAATATGAATAATCTTCCTACTCGTATCCATAACTGCACCCCTTAAAACGAACAAACGTTCTAATTATAAGTATAAACTTAAAAGAAGATAAATACAAGCAAAAAATCCACTTAATACAAATCTAAATGTTCCCTTACTCCACCTCATTTTTACAATTTCTTTCTTAATTTTAAGTCTATAACTAATAGCATTCCCACTCTCATTATGTCAATTGTATGTTATTTTCGGTGCAAAATACTCCTGGTTAAAATACAAAAACAAGCTGACTTCACTTGTATGTGAAAGGTTAAGAACATCATACACTTATACAAACAGTTAAAATCCTTTCAAAATTTGGTTCCTTTCGTTCCTACAAAATTGCTTTAAAAATTAGTCGGAGTTATGGTTGGATTAGTCCAATTGAAAGGAAGCGTTTTAATAATGACTTCCAAAAAAACTGTTACAAACCCATTCTTATCTTCCTCTACGTATGCGGTAACACATATTGCTTCCTCCCAAAGCGTTGTTGTCCCTTTTGAAGTAAAACGAGGTTCCTTTAATGTCGATTTGAGAAAAAGTCCACGCATTCCAACAGGGCCAATAAGCATTATTACATTGGCGTCTACGGATTCAAATTATATGTGGGGTGTTTCTACGCAAGCAATATCCTATATAAACATTTCTAATAATGGCTTTACGCAAGTCGCTCATTTCAAAGATCCAGCAGCTAAAGATACTCCTGAAGGAGCATTAGATAGAGCGTTGCAAGAAACCTACAAAACAATGGATGATGTAAAACAAGCGGTTAATGGCGAAATAAGCATGGATGCGTAAGGACGTTATCTCTATCAGCACCGTTCCAGTCGTAAGTGGACCATCCAATATCGTATTTACTAATGGCTTTTGTAAAGAAACCGGCTGGGAAGTAACAGGTTTGGATTGGAACACTGGTGAGACTGTATTCTGCGCCAAATTTGGTTTTGATAACCTTGGTAATGGTGCTTATTCTATTATTCAATTCTTTGAAAATGGTGTTTTATTGTTTAATAGTATAGGTGGTCCAACTCGAGTGAAATTATAAAAGCAAAAAAAGTTCCAAGCAAGTAAAGCCTTGTTTGGAACTTTTTTATACTTCATTATTTATCTTGCGTAAATTGAAAATGGTAGCTTGTTGGATATAAACTAAGCCTTTCAGCTCGATAAGCCCAGGCAGAATCCGGAAAATCTGTTAAGTTCATTTCAAACACTATATCCCCTTCTTGATTAACTTCTAAAATACTACTTTCTTTGCCGTTTTTCCGATGTCCAAAGTTAATCAAGTAATTACCAGTAGTTTCCATATGCCGTGAGCCACCAACTATTTCTGTCCAGTAATCATCCCCTAAAGCTTTACCGTATGAAAAGACTATTTCTACTTTCTTATTTTTTTCATTAATTCGATATTGAACTGCTTCACTATATTCACCTGATACGTCTTCATCACCACGTGTAACAACCACATTGTTATCATAAAGCAAAATATCTACTGTATCTGGATTATCATCTTGATCTGGTAAAATTTCTACTGCATGTTGACCCGCAGGATATTTAAAGTTTGTACCTGTTGAATCAAGTAAATATTTTTTATAAGAAGCTGGCCAACCTTCCTTATCAGAAAGAATCCATTTGATTTTAGTTGTATCATAATCAAGTTTCATAATTGTGTCTTGGCTACGACTGGAAATAACAATACTGTCATCACTTTCATCGTACCAAATGGCATTTTGATGGAACCAGTCTACTTTCCCATCTGAGCGCGCTTTATAATCTTGGTAAAATTCTTCTGGTAAAATATCTTTCAAATCAATTGTTTTCACAACTTCGCCAGTTTGCCGGTCAATTTCAATCATCGTATCTTCCATATATTTCGTATCATCATTAATGGTTAAAAGTAAGTTTCCTGATGGTAGTTCGATGGCATCATGATGAATTGCTGATTTAGATGAAGAGCCTGATTGTTCACTTTCTGCTTCTGTTGTCATTGAGTAGGCATGATAAATTTTGCCTAAGTAATCGGTTTCTAAAAGTAATGAATACGTATCATCGGTATTGTCATATTTTGTTAAGTATAATAAATGCCCATTTTCTAATTCTTTAAACACGTGGCTATTGTATTTTGTCGAATACCAGCGAACATCACCGTTTGAATCTACACCATATGCATATTTTGTACTTGGGGTAATGAATGTTAATTGATTACCCGTTTGCTCCATTTGTGTCGTATCACTAGAAGTAACATCGATTTCCGGCATTTCATCTGGTAGTTTATCCGTTTGAATAGTCACTGTTTTTTCTATTTTTTTGCCATCTTGCGTTACCGCTATAATTTTGACCTTATTTGCTTTATCTGCGTAAAGACCAAGCACTGCTACTTGATGGTGTGTTATATAGTCCGCATTCACTTCTGACTGAATAGTTGTGTCGGTATTTTTTCCTTCCACTTCTACCGTAATTTTCATTTTTTCATCTGTATCAAATAAAAGAAGTGCTGTTAGCGGACTTGATCCGTATGGGTTTAATTTAATGTAAGGATTTTCCAGCGTACTATTTGCACTACTTTCTTTTAATTGCTTTTCTATTTTTGTTTGTTCATCCACAAGATCTGTATCCATCATATAATAATCTTGCTCAGAGGCTTCCGTTTTATCTTGATAAAAATAATAGCCTATCCCACCTGCCAGTATAATAACAACACTAGAAATGAGGAGAAGAAAAAAAAATTTTTGCTTTTGTGTTTTTTTCATAAGAAAACTCCTTTCGCATTACAACCTAGTTTAGCAAGAAAATTTGAATAAACTATGAATGAAATGCGAAAGAAGTTTAACTACTAATTATTTAATTTCTATTTGTCTTTTTTTGATTGCTAGTACAATTAACCCTGATATTAATAAAGTTAGTGCTAAGAATAGAAAGGCTGATTGGTAAGAGTTTGTCGCATCAACCAAATCACCAATAATCATTGGCGCAAAAAAGCCGCCTAAGACACCACCTGAGTTGATTGCCGCATATTTAGTTGCAATATGACTTTGTTTGAATAACTTATGTGGTAAGCCCATTAAGGTTGTAAATGCCATAATGAGGAAGATATTACAAAGGCAGAGACAAATAATCGAAAGTGTTAGTTGATTAAATAAATATACACCATACACTGAAAATGCTCCTAAAAGGCAGAAAATAAAGATGACTATTTTTTCTTTGCCTTCAAAAAAGCGACTGATGAAGTAACCGCCGAGTATACCTGCAATTAAAATACAAATTCCCGCTAATGAACTAATATAACTAACTTGGCTAATTGCAAGCCCTCTTGCTTCATTCAAATAAGATGCTAACCAGCTAGTTAAACCGTAATTTGCCGCATTAATAAATAATGCAGATAGTAGCAAAATCCAAAGCTGCGAATCTTTTATTAGCTCTGAAAATGGTACTTTTATTTTCTCCTTTTGATTTTTCAATTCTGTCGTTGATGACTTAGGAACGACAGCCAAAATCAGTAAGCCAATCAATATGACGATTACTCCCATGACATAATACGTATTTCTCCATCCCATCGAGAGTAAAAGAGGCGCGATTAGTAGCGGACCGATAAATGCAGCAAAACCAGATGAAGCAAGCATGGCTGATTGAGCAAAACCTCTTTTAGTTAGTGGAATGTGAAGAGATATATAATTACTAATCGATGGGGGATATCCAGCATGACCAAGTGCTCCTGATAAAAAACGTACTACTACTAAAAATAGTAAAGAGTAGCCAAATCCAAAGATAGCAAGAAACAACCCTACAATTATAATCGATATACCGAGTACTGGACGAGCACCAATTTTATTGTTTAAATAGCCCATCGGAATTTGGAAAATCGTGTACCCTAAAAAGAAGGCACTTAAAATTAGCCCTTTCTGACTGGGATCAAACCCTAAATCTTGAGAGACGGACACTAAAGAAATTCCGATAGTATACTTATCCACATATACACTGGTATATCCTAAAAACAGAACAAGTAAAACTAATAGTGAATGTTTTTCTTTTACCTGATTCATTTGAGTTAACTCCTTTGTATTGGTTATGATTAATAATTGCTGGTCTTGTATATCCTATTATTGTACCTAAATAAAGAACTTATTTTTAATGACAAAGAGCATAACCAGATTAATTCTCTGACTATGCTCTTTTCAATACTATCGTCAGTCCAGTTTGTAGTAATCTAATACTACTTCGGCGACAGATTTCGCAGCAACTAATAGTGCGTCTTCATCAATATCAAATTTTGGATGGTGATTAAAGTAAGCTTGCTCCGTGTTTTTAGGTTTCGCTCCAATATAGAAAAATACGCCAGGAATTTTTTCTAAATAATAAGCAAAATCTTCTGACCCTGAGAGCATATCGTATTCAGAAACAGCTGTTAAATATTCCCCTACACCTTTTTGCAAACTAGCTACTACTTGTTCGGTCACATTTGGGTCATTGTAAAGCGGTGGGTAGTCATTGGTGTATGTTAATTCAGTTGTCACGCCAAACATAGCTTCAATCCCAGCAACAATTCGATGGATTTCCGCATCAATTTTATTACGATTTTCGGTATTCATATAGCGGACATCGCCTTCAAGTTCTACCGCATCTTTAATAACATTGAAACTTCCTTTTCCGTCAAAAGAACCAATAGTAACAACACCAGTATCAAACGGATTTAAACGTCGACTTATAATGGTTTGAACCGCAGTTACAAAATAAGCACTTGCTACAATCGCATCATTTGCCATATGTGGCGAGGAACCGTGTCCACCAACACCTTGAATTTTCAATTTAAAGTAGGTGCGACCTGCCATGGAGTAACCACTATGATAATATACTTCGCCGGAATCACCAAACGGAAAGACATGAATGCCAAAAATTTGATCGACATCATCTAAAACACCAGACTCTACCACACTTTTTGCTCCACCAGGTGGCGTTTCTTCGGCATGTTGATGAACTATTTTAATGACGCCCGGAATATTTTCTTTTAGAGAAATTAAGCAGTCTGCTAATACAAGCATATATGCGGTATGCCCATCATGTCCACACGCATGCATGACCCCATCATTTTTGGATTTAAAAGGAAGCCCCGTTTCTTCTGTTACGGGAAGTGCATCAAAATCAGCACGTAATGCAATTGTTTTACCAGGTTTCCCACCCTTGATTGTAACAACAACCGCATGTCCATTACCAACATCTGTTGCTACTTCGATATCTTTTCCTTTGTAAAAATCTTGAATGTATTTTGCCGTCTCTGTTTCATGAAAAGATAGTTCTGGATTCTCGTGTAAATGACGTCTAATTTGAATAATTTCATCTTTTCTTTCATCGAGCATTTTCATTAATTGAGTGCGCATTTTACATCCTCCTTATTCTTTTGCCGTTTTAAGTGGTGCAGCTTTTTTCGCTTTCGGTGTAGTTACAACAACAGAGATAAGCGACACAAGACAGAATGCTACATTTGTAAATAAGCCAACCATTGCTGCTAAATCAACATTTCCTGCGAGAGTAATGACACCGTAGATAGTAGCTGAAATCGCTACTCCGAAAGAGCCACCTAAAGAACTAGCCATTTTATAAATACCAGAAGCTACCCCTACTTTATCTTCTGGTGCATTGGAAATCGCTGTATCTGTGGAAGGGGTTGCATACATACCAAGACCAACTCCAAATAAGGCAAAACCAATAAATACAAGAACGGTATAAAGTACACCTGGAATAAATGTAAGTGCCATAAGTCCGATACCAACAGCTGTAATTGCAGATCCAAGAATCATCGGTTTACGTGCACCAACTCGTTGTAGAATTTTTTCACCAATCCGAATCATTCCAAGTACACAAACTAGGTACCCGATGGATAATAAGCCAGATTGGAATGCTGTGAAACCACGTCCAACTTGTACATATGTGTTTGCGACAACAAGTGTTCCTGCTGCTGCATTTAATAAGAAGTTAGAAAGAGTTGCGCCAGTATAGGCTTTGTTTTGGAACAAAGAAAAATCGATAAATCCATTTGCTTGGCGAAGTTCTACGCGGAAAAATAGTCCTGCTGAAACAAGGAAAACAACAAGCATGATAATTGTAGTTGGGCTTGTCCAACCAAATGTAGAACCACGAGTAATAATAAGATTTAAACAAACCATTGCGATAACAAAAAGAACAAGTCCGAAAGAATCAAATTTTGCTTTTGTATTTTGAACAACTTTACTTTCTGGTGTACCTTTAATTAATAACATACCTAGTAGTGCGAATGCGATAGAGAAAATGAAAATCCAGCGCCAGCCCATGTAAGTAGCGATGGCCCCACCGGCGAAAGAACAAATTCCTGAACCGCCCCATGAACCAATCGACCAATAACTAAGTGCTCTTTGTCTATCCGCACCGTCAAAATATGTTTTCATAAGTGCTAGTGTTGCAGGCATAATACAAGCAGCGGAAAGCCCTTGAATAATACGTCCAATAATTAATAATGTTGCGCCTTGTGTAATAACAAGAAGTAAAGAACCGATAATACTAAGAATAAGACCGATATATGTTAATTTCATTCGACCGAATTTATCAGCTAATCCACCAGCTACAACGATGAAAATACCTGAGAATAGAGCAGTTAAGCTGATGGCGATGCTTAATAGACTTGGTGAAATCCCCAGATCAGCTTGAACATCTGGTACGATATTAACCATCGATTGAGCGAACAGCCAAAATGTAATAACACCGAATACAATCCCCACAATTAGTTTATTTGTTCCTTTATATGCTGTTGTTGCCATTAGTTATTCTCTCCTTTTAAGTAATCTAGGACACAAGCTCCCATTGCTTTTGATGCAATTAAAAGCGCGTCTTCATTAATGTCGAATTTTGGATGATGATGCGGATAATAATGTCCATCTGCTGGCATAGCTCCAACATAGAAAAATACGCTTGGACGTTCTTTTGCATAATAAGCAAAATCTTCGGATGGCGGTTGCGGTTCACAGCGAACGATATCTGTTACTTCTGGGATAGCTGCATCTTTCAGTGATTTAACAACAAAGTCCGTTAAAGCTTCATCATTGTTTAAAACTGGGTAATCATTTTTGTAATCCAGTTCACAAGTAACACCAAACATCGCTTCTAATCCACTAGCAATACGTTTTACTTCTTTTTCGATTGTATTTCGTGTTTCTTCAGACATGGAGCGAACATCGCCTTCAAGTTCCACAGCGTCTTTAATCACATTGAAACTACCTTTACCATCAAAAGAACCAATCGTAATTGAACCAACATCAAACGGATTTAAACGGCGACTAATAATTGTTTGAACTGCTACAACAAATTCACTTGCTGCTACAATCGCATCGTTTGCTAAATGCGGGGAAGAACCGTGTCCACCCTGGCCTTGTACTTTTAATTTAAAGTAAGAACGACCTGTTTGAATAGCTCCTTCACGGTAATATACTTCCCCAGTTTTCATTGTGGACATAACATGAATTCCGAGTACATTGTCCACTCCGTCCAGTGCCCCATCGCCAATCATTTGTATTGCGCCACCAGGAGGCGTTTCTTCTGCATGTTGATGTAAGATTACCATTTTCCCAGTTAGCTCATCTTTCATCTCAATTAGTGTTTCTCCCAAAATCAACATGTAAGCTGTATGTCCATCATGACCACAAGCGTGCATAACTCCAGGATTTTTAGAAGCAAAAGGTAAGCCAGTTTCTTCCTGAATTGGTAAAGCATCAAAGTCTGCACGAATTGCTAGTGTTTTTCCAGGTTTGCCAGTATCAATTGTTACAACAACACCATTTCCTCCCACATGCGTACGCACATCACAATCCATTTCTTTATAAAAGTCAGCAATGTATTTTGCTGTATCTTTTTCTTGAAACGAAAGTTCAGGATGCTCATGCAAATAACGACGAATTTCTATCATCCGACTTTGTTTTTCATCTAGTTTTTGGAATAACTTTTCTTTCATTGTCTAAACCTCCATTTTGTATACTTATGCTGGCCAGAACATTCGTATTTTTCATTACATCCTTATTATAAGAAAAAAAAAGCTAAAAGAAGTTTGTTTTTTTGCTTAGTTTTGGCTTGTTTATTTCTTCTTTTTGATTCCAATTGATTCAATGTCAAAAATCCGGTGCTTAGGGCATCAAAAAAGTCCAACTCGACTGAGTTGGACTTTAAATCGTATGTCTGAATTCATAAAAATGAATTGCATTAATGTCTAAATAGGCGTAAAATGACCAATCTTCCGTAATGGTTTCATCGCTTACGGTTAACGTTGGTTGAGAAGCATCGACAATATAATCTAAAATCTCTTTATCCAGACCATGTTTACTATTTAATTGCCAATACTTCGAGTAAAGAGCACCATTATCCCTATCAAATTGCCACTTACAAACTTGATATTCTCCTGCTTCAAGGCCAAGCATCCTGATATGAACCTCTTTCCGCTCTTCTTTTAAAAATTTCTCCTCTACCGCATAACGTGGATTAATGGTTGCGCAGTTCATCAAAATAAGTTGGTACCCGTCTGTATGTTTCGTTATTATATAATCCTTTCCTTCCGCAACTACAATTCCTTTTAATCGTTCAAAAAATTTTACCGCATAAAAAGCTGGTCTTTTCCCATTGAAAAAATGAAACATTTCTAAACCATCCAAACTGATATTTAACTGGCTTCCATCACCTTCATGCAGTTCTGTATTAATCCAAAAACCTAGACCATTTACTTCTGGCGCAAGATCGAGCATTGTTTTTAAAACTAACGCACCACGGAAAAAAGTGCCATTTGTATGTCTTGTATTCCCAGTGAGTGTGTTCCAATTAATTAGCATCAATGGTTTATTTATATGGTGATGTTTCAAGAAAGCTTTTAGTTTTAATGTTTTAGCTAAACAATAATCTTCCGAAATTAAAAAAGATTTAATATCTTCATTTGAAAAATCTACTGCTTCATTTTGGTTTGCATTAAAAGAAATAAAATCAATTT
The nucleotide sequence above comes from Listeria ivanovii subsp. londoniensis. Encoded proteins:
- a CDS encoding toxic anion resistance protein is translated as MTEKKPSEETNELKDLVIEKEFNQTLDDLLANPFGTEGESAATIVNNETDAAPRLVDMLTETNKKQALELSKQIEPGNQAAILGYGAPAQAKLHDFSHSMLAHVQKQDVGPIGDIISDLMYRLQEADPDELAARNKNVFTKMFHRVKQSINEITSKYQKIGTQIDRIALKLEHSKKRLIEDNSFLEQLYDKNKDYFQALNIYIAAGELKLEEINTKMLPELRKKAEQTGDQMDYQEVNDLTQFADRLDKRVYDLRLSRQITIQQAPQIRLIQNTNQALAEKIQSSIMTAIPLWKNQVAIALTLLRQQQAVAAQRQVSETTNELLKRNADMLKTNAIETARENERGIVDIETLKETQSSLIETLQETLKIQQEGRAKRAVAEKELVTMEQELKERLLEMK
- a CDS encoding aryl-sulfate sulfotransferase, producing MKKTQKQKFFFLLLISSVVIILAGGIGYYFYQDKTEASEQDYYMMDTDLVDEQTKIEKQLKESSANSTLENPYIKLNPYGSSPLTALLLFDTDEKMKITVEVEGKNTDTTIQSEVNADYITHHQVAVLGLYADKANKVKIIAVTQDGKKIEKTVTIQTDKLPDEMPEIDVTSSDTTQMEQTGNQLTFITPSTKYAYGVDSNGDVRWYSTKYNSHVFKELENGHLLYLTKYDNTDDTYSLLLETDYLGKIYHAYSMTTEAESEQSGSSSKSAIHHDAIELPSGNLLLTINDDTKYMEDTMIEIDRQTGEVVKTIDLKDILPEEFYQDYKARSDGKVDWFHQNAIWYDESDDSIVISSRSQDTIMKLDYDTTKIKWILSDKEGWPASYKKYLLDSTGTNFKYPAGQHAVEILPDQDDNPDTVDILLYDNNVVVTRGDEDVSGEYSEAVQYRINEKNKKVEIVFSYGKALGDDYWTEIVGGSRHMETTGNYLINFGHRKNGKESSILEVNQEGDIVFEMNLTDFPDSAWAYRAERLSLYPTSYHFQFTQDK
- a CDS encoding amidohydrolase produces the protein MRTQLMKMLDERKDEIIQIRRHLHENPELSFHETETAKYIQDFYKGKDIEVATDVGNGHAVVVTIKGGKPGKTIALRADFDALPVTEETGLPFKSKNDGVMHACGHDGHTAYMLVLADCLISLKENIPGVIKIVHQHAEETPPGGAKSVVESGVLDDVDQIFGIHVFPFGDSGEVYYHSGYSMAGRTYFKLKIQGVGGHGSSPHMANDAIVASAYFVTAVQTIISRRLNPFDTGVVTIGSFDGKGSFNVIKDAVELEGDVRYMNTENRNKIDAEIHRIVAGIEAMFGVTTELTYTNDYPPLYNDPNVTEQVVASLQKGVGEYLTAVSEYDMLSGSEDFAYYLEKIPGVFFYIGAKPKNTEQAYFNHHPKFDIDEDALLVAAKSVAEVVLDYYKLD
- the dinB gene encoding DNA polymerase IV, which gives rise to MDTSRKIIHIDMDAFYASVEQRDHPAFRGKPLIIGGDPNKRGVVSTCSYEARKFGVHSAMPTKQAVKLCPHGIFIHGNMSHYVEVSGQIREIFSRYTDIIEPLSLDEAYLDVTENKKGMKSATLIARDIQQTIYRELGLTASAGVSFNKFIAKIASDFQKPAGITVVSPDEAEAFLEKIPVTKFYGVGKVTAEKLHRLGIETGADLKKWSEWDLIRELHKQGYHLYRHVRGRSNNVVNPHRDRKSVGKETTFEFNILDERILEQNLMIFAKKVEERLTKLQKHGKTVVLKLRYSDFTTVTKRLTLNEYIHDAKQIYQAAALLLSETYTGKESIRLIGLTVTNLKPVHFENLRLEGL
- a CDS encoding MFS transporter — protein: MNQVKEKHSLLVLLVLFLGYTSVYVDKYTIGISLVSVSQDLGFDPSQKGLILSAFFLGYTIFQIPMGYLNNKIGARPVLGISIIIVGLFLAIFGFGYSLLFLVVVRFLSGALGHAGYPPSISNYISLHIPLTKRGFAQSAMLASSGFAAFIGPLLIAPLLLSMGWRNTYYVMGVIVILIGLLILAVVPKSSTTELKNQKEKIKVPFSELIKDSQLWILLLSALFINAANYGLTSWLASYLNEARGLAISQVSYISSLAGICILIAGILGGYFISRFFEGKEKIVIFIFCLLGAFSVYGVYLFNQLTLSIICLCLCNIFLIMAFTTLMGLPHKLFKQSHIATKYAAINSGGVLGGFFAPMIIGDLVDATNSYQSAFLFLALTLLISGLIVLAIKKRQIEIK
- a CDS encoding MFS transporter, producing MATTAYKGTNKLIVGIVFGVITFWLFAQSMVNIVPDVQADLGISPSLLSIAISLTALFSGIFIVVAGGLADKFGRMKLTYIGLILSIIGSLLLVITQGATLLIIGRIIQGLSAACIMPATLALMKTYFDGADRQRALSYWSIGSWGGSGICSFAGGAIATYMGWRWIFIFSIAFALLGMLLIKGTPESKVVQNTKAKFDSFGLVLFVIAMVCLNLIITRGSTFGWTSPTTIIMLVVFLVSAGLFFRVELRQANGFIDFSLFQNKAYTGATLSNFLLNAAAGTLVVANTYVQVGRGFTAFQSGLLSIGYLVCVLGMIRIGEKILQRVGARKPMILGSAITAVGIGLMALTFIPGVLYTVLVFIGFALFGVGLGMYATPSTDTAISNAPEDKVGVASGIYKMASSLGGSFGVAISATIYGVITLAGNVDLAAMVGLFTNVAFCLVSLISVVVTTPKAKKAAPLKTAKE
- a CDS encoding M20 family metallopeptidase; translation: MKEKLFQKLDEKQSRMIEIRRYLHEHPELSFQEKDTAKYIADFYKEMDCDVRTHVGGNGVVVTIDTGKPGKTLAIRADFDALPIQEETGLPFASKNPGVMHACGHDGHTAYMLILGETLIEMKDELTGKMVILHQHAEETPPGGAIQMIGDGALDGVDNVLGIHVMSTMKTGEVYYREGAIQTGRSYFKLKVQGQGGHGSSPHLANDAIVAASEFVVAVQTIISRRLNPFDVGSITIGSFDGKGSFNVIKDAVELEGDVRSMSEETRNTIEKEVKRIASGLEAMFGVTCELDYKNDYPVLNNDEALTDFVVKSLKDAAIPEVTDIVRCEPQPPSEDFAYYAKERPSVFFYVGAMPADGHYYPHHHPKFDINEDALLIASKAMGACVLDYLKGENN